One window from the genome of Frankiales bacterium encodes:
- the aroA gene encoding 3-phosphoshikimate 1-carboxyvinyltransferase, protein MPPDHHPWPAPVATRPVEAVVTVPGSKSLTNRALLLAALADGPSTVRGALRARDTRLMAGAVAALGAEVTGMDPGSDGDVTVVPGPVAGGVHVDCGLAGTVMRFVPPMAALADGDVRFDGDPRARVRPMGAVVEALAALGVEVDDDGRRTLPFTVKGTGAVRGGEVVLDASASSQFVSGLLLSGARYDEGVAVRHRGGALPSMPHVDMSVALLREHGVVVDVEAHDPTDAAWRVHPGPLRAVDRVVEPDLSNAAPFLAAAVVTGGCVTVPGWPTRTTQAGDALRSLLVQMGADVVLDESGLTVRGGPEVLGLDADLRDVGELTPVLAAVCALASTPSHLRGIGHLRGHETDRLAALAAEITRLGGSVEELPDGLEIRPRALHGGVVETYDDHRMATAAAVLGLVVPGVEVLDVATTSKTLPRFVDMWADMVQGSRAA, encoded by the coding sequence GTGCCGCCGGACCACCATCCCTGGCCGGCACCTGTCGCGACCCGGCCCGTCGAGGCCGTCGTGACGGTGCCGGGCTCCAAGTCGCTGACCAACCGCGCGCTGCTCCTCGCGGCGCTCGCCGACGGCCCGTCGACCGTCCGCGGCGCCCTGCGCGCGCGCGACACCCGCCTCATGGCCGGCGCGGTCGCCGCGCTCGGCGCGGAGGTGACGGGCATGGACCCGGGGTCCGACGGCGACGTCACGGTGGTCCCCGGCCCCGTCGCGGGCGGCGTCCACGTCGACTGCGGCCTCGCCGGCACCGTGATGCGGTTCGTGCCGCCCATGGCCGCGCTCGCGGACGGCGACGTGCGCTTCGACGGCGACCCGCGCGCCCGCGTGCGGCCCATGGGCGCGGTGGTCGAGGCGCTCGCCGCCCTCGGCGTCGAGGTCGACGACGACGGCCGGCGCACGCTGCCGTTCACGGTCAAGGGCACCGGCGCGGTGCGCGGCGGCGAGGTGGTGCTCGACGCCTCGGCCAGCAGCCAGTTCGTCAGCGGGCTCCTGCTGTCCGGCGCCCGCTACGACGAGGGCGTGGCGGTGCGCCACCGCGGGGGCGCGCTGCCCTCGATGCCGCACGTCGACATGAGCGTCGCGCTGCTGCGCGAGCACGGCGTCGTCGTCGACGTCGAGGCCCACGACCCCACCGACGCCGCCTGGCGCGTGCACCCGGGCCCGCTGCGCGCGGTCGACCGCGTGGTGGAGCCTGACCTGTCCAACGCTGCGCCGTTCCTCGCGGCCGCGGTCGTCACCGGCGGTTGCGTCACGGTCCCGGGCTGGCCCACCCGCACCACGCAGGCCGGCGACGCGCTGCGCTCGCTGCTCGTGCAGATGGGCGCCGACGTCGTGCTCGACGAGTCGGGTCTCACCGTGCGCGGCGGCCCGGAGGTGCTCGGCCTCGACGCGGACCTGCGCGACGTCGGCGAGCTCACCCCGGTGCTCGCGGCGGTGTGCGCGCTGGCCTCGACCCCGTCGCACCTGCGCGGCATCGGGCACCTGCGCGGCCACGAGACCGACCGCCTCGCGGCGCTCGCGGCCGAGATCACCCGGCTCGGCGGCTCGGTCGAGGAGCTGCCCGACGGCCTGGAGATCCGGCCGCGCGCGTTGCACGGCGGCGTGGTCGAGACCTACGACGACCACCGCATGGCCACGGCGGCCGCGGTGCTCGGGCTCGTCGTCCCCGGCGTCGAGGTGCTCGACGTCGCCACGACGAGCAAGACCCTGCCCCGCTTCGTGGACATGTGGGCGGACATGGTGCAGGGCAGCCGCGCCGCGTGA
- a CDS encoding AAA family ATPase, whose amino-acid sequence MRWFVRDYQDHDLEAVVRLLDVTAAAQRSVFGLAEVIAALRDDQPAAVAVLHDEIVGAVVSAVSGDRAWVVRLAIAEEWRGQGMASSLLLGLERALVDQRVRVLSYVLPEEEQLAEGLSNAGFARRPAVAFFEKVVSVDPTQVDVLVELGGQVLPARLWDELAGMHREKDLIERRIVAPLDRPEVAARHGVMPPRAVVLFGPPGTGKTSFARAIASRLSWPFVEVLPSALLADPAGPAAALRATFERIRRLERVLVFIDEVEEIASARGDRPTSPAHALTNELLKVVPAFRQHDERLLVCATNDLRALDTAFTRPGRFDYVIPIGTPDDAARAAIWSRYADPATVDIGALVERSESFTPAEIEHAARVASQRSFERCVFAGEPGEGPTTADYLDAIADAKPSVTDAVRAGFDRDVEELARL is encoded by the coding sequence GTGCGCTGGTTCGTGCGGGACTACCAGGACCACGACCTCGAGGCCGTGGTGCGGCTGCTCGACGTCACGGCGGCCGCGCAGCGCAGCGTGTTCGGCCTCGCCGAGGTGATCGCCGCGCTGCGCGACGACCAGCCCGCGGCCGTCGCCGTCCTGCACGACGAGATCGTGGGGGCCGTGGTGTCGGCCGTCTCGGGGGACCGGGCCTGGGTGGTCCGCCTGGCCATCGCGGAGGAGTGGCGCGGCCAGGGCATGGCCTCCTCGCTCCTGCTCGGCCTCGAGCGCGCCCTGGTCGACCAGCGCGTGCGGGTGCTGTCGTACGTGCTGCCCGAGGAGGAGCAGCTGGCCGAGGGGCTGTCCAACGCGGGGTTCGCCCGCCGTCCCGCGGTGGCGTTCTTCGAGAAGGTCGTCTCGGTCGACCCCACCCAGGTGGACGTGCTCGTCGAGCTCGGGGGGCAGGTGCTGCCGGCCCGGCTGTGGGACGAGCTCGCCGGCATGCACCGGGAGAAGGACCTCATCGAGCGGCGCATCGTCGCGCCGCTGGACCGGCCCGAGGTGGCGGCGCGGCACGGCGTGATGCCGCCGCGCGCCGTCGTGTTGTTCGGGCCGCCCGGCACCGGCAAGACCTCGTTCGCCCGGGCGATCGCGAGCCGCCTGTCGTGGCCGTTCGTCGAGGTGCTGCCCAGCGCCCTGCTGGCCGACCCGGCCGGCCCGGCCGCGGCGCTGCGGGCCACGTTCGAGCGCATCCGCCGGCTCGAGCGGGTGCTGGTGTTCATCGACGAGGTGGAGGAGATCGCCTCGGCGCGCGGCGACCGGCCGACGAGCCCCGCGCACGCCCTCACCAACGAGCTGCTCAAGGTGGTGCCGGCGTTCCGCCAGCACGACGAGCGGCTGCTGGTGTGCGCCACCAACGACCTCCGGGCCCTCGACACCGCGTTCACCCGTCCCGGCCGGTTCGACTACGTGATCCCGATCGGCACGCCGGACGACGCCGCCCGCGCGGCGATCTGGTCGCGCTACGCCGATCCCGCCACGGTGGACATCGGCGCCCTCGTGGAGCGCAGCGAGTCGTTCACCCCGGCCGAGATCGAGCACGCCGCCCGGGTGGCCTCGCAGCGCTCGTTCGAGCGGTGCGTGTTCGCCGGCGAGCCGGGCGAGGGCCCGACCACCGCCGACTACCTCGACGCGATCGCGGACGCCAAGCCGTCGGTCACCGACGCCGTGCGCGCGGGCTTCGACCGCGACGTCGAGGAGCTCGCCCGGCTCTGA
- a CDS encoding CBS domain-containing protein codes for MIRDVLTVGPAHTLRQVASAMAARNVGAAVVSDSDGAGIGIITERDILVSVGKGEDPDAELTADHRTTSVVFATPQWTIEQAAQAMLRGGFRHLIVISDNDVAGMLSVRDVVRVWAHSD; via the coding sequence ATGATCCGCGACGTGCTCACGGTCGGCCCGGCGCACACGCTGCGCCAGGTGGCCTCGGCGATGGCCGCGCGCAACGTGGGCGCCGCCGTGGTGAGCGACAGCGACGGCGCCGGCATCGGCATCATCACCGAGCGGGACATCCTCGTGTCGGTCGGCAAGGGCGAGGACCCGGACGCCGAGCTCACGGCGGACCACCGCACCACGTCCGTGGTCTTCGCGACGCCTCAGTGGACCATCGAGCAGGCCGCGCAGGCCATGCTGCGCGGCGGGTTCCGCCACCTCATCGTCATCAGCGACAACGACGTGGCCGGCATGCTCTCCGTGCGCGACGTCGTCCGCGTCTGGGCGCACAGCGACTGA
- a CDS encoding GNAT family N-acetyltransferase produces the protein MLADPGEEDVAALAALLVDVVEGGASVGFLLPLPHAEAAAWWRETLADPLTRTWVARDDDGALVGTVRLTLAWKPNSRHRGEVSKLMVARHARRRGLAGRLMDVAERTAWDEGLRLLLLDTETDSPAQPFYAARGWRVVGVIEDYAATPYGDPAATTVMELRRPS, from the coding sequence CTGCTCGCCGACCCCGGTGAGGAGGACGTCGCCGCGCTCGCGGCCCTGCTCGTCGACGTCGTCGAGGGCGGGGCCAGCGTCGGCTTCCTCCTGCCGCTCCCGCACGCGGAGGCCGCGGCCTGGTGGCGCGAGACCCTGGCCGACCCGCTCACCCGCACCTGGGTGGCGCGCGACGACGACGGCGCGCTGGTGGGCACGGTGCGGCTCACGCTGGCGTGGAAGCCCAACTCGCGCCACCGCGGCGAGGTCTCCAAGCTCATGGTGGCCCGGCACGCGCGCCGGCGCGGTCTCGCCGGCCGCCTCATGGACGTCGCCGAGCGCACCGCCTGGGACGAGGGGCTGCGCCTGCTGCTGCTGGACACCGAGACCGACAGCCCGGCGCAGCCGTTCTACGCGGCCCGCGGGTGGCGCGTGGTCGGCGTCATCGAGGACTACGCCGCCACGCCGTACGGCGACCCGGCGGCCACCACCGTCATGGAGCTGCGCCGCCCCTCGTGA
- a CDS encoding cytochrome P450, producing MLRSIGAIRRDPLTFLARMRQEHGDVLQFPVPRPATYLVSDPDAVRRVLVTNSRAYGKRTLQYTTLSLVTGEGLLTADTDVWRGQRPVVQPAFHHGSLELVAGHVRTATRRLLAEWAQKDGEVVDVDAAMMRVALEVVGAALFGSDLSADADRLATATLEALDVVVRKARMPLPVPLGVPTPSNVVLRRAVGRLDAAVDAILAERARRGPADGAGPHDLLDLLLSATRPDGSRLSRTEVRDQVVTFIVAGHETVASALTWAWQLLGADPAARDRLREEAVAVRAAGGPAYADLARLPWTAAVLDEALRLYPPAWLVTRRSTAPDVLGGVEVPAGALVVVSPWLVHRDPAHWPDPERFDPSRFLDPAGARRRDVAAMPAYLPFGAGPRLCVGRDLALLEGVLVLASVAAEVELEPVGPPPRAIAQVTLRPESGLPMRVRRR from the coding sequence ATGCTCCGGTCGATCGGGGCGATCCGGCGCGACCCGCTGACCTTCCTGGCGCGGATGCGGCAGGAGCACGGCGACGTGCTCCAGTTCCCCGTCCCGCGCCCGGCGACGTACCTGGTGTCCGATCCCGACGCCGTGCGCCGCGTGCTCGTGACCAACTCGCGGGCCTACGGCAAGCGCACCCTGCAGTACACGACGCTCTCGCTGGTCACCGGCGAGGGTCTGCTCACCGCCGACACCGACGTGTGGCGCGGCCAGCGCCCCGTGGTGCAGCCGGCCTTCCACCACGGGTCGCTCGAGCTCGTGGCCGGGCACGTGCGCACCGCCACCCGCCGCCTGCTGGCGGAGTGGGCGCAGAAGGACGGCGAGGTCGTCGACGTCGACGCCGCCATGATGCGCGTCGCGCTCGAGGTCGTCGGCGCGGCCCTGTTCGGCTCGGACCTGTCCGCCGACGCCGACCGGCTCGCGACGGCCACGCTCGAGGCCCTGGACGTCGTGGTGCGCAAGGCGCGGATGCCGCTGCCGGTGCCGCTGGGCGTGCCGACACCGTCGAACGTGGTGCTGCGCCGCGCCGTGGGCCGCCTCGACGCCGCGGTGGACGCGATCCTCGCCGAGCGCGCCCGGCGCGGACCCGCGGACGGTGCGGGGCCGCACGACCTGCTCGACCTGCTGCTGTCCGCCACTCGCCCGGACGGCTCGCGCCTGTCGCGCACGGAGGTGCGCGACCAGGTGGTGACGTTCATCGTCGCCGGGCACGAGACCGTGGCCAGCGCCCTCACCTGGGCCTGGCAACTCCTGGGCGCCGACCCGGCCGCCCGGGACCGGCTGCGCGAGGAGGCCGTCGCGGTGCGCGCGGCGGGCGGACCGGCGTACGCCGACCTCGCCCGTCTGCCGTGGACGGCGGCAGTGCTCGACGAGGCGCTGCGCCTCTATCCGCCCGCCTGGCTGGTGACGCGGCGCTCGACCGCGCCCGACGTGCTCGGCGGCGTCGAGGTGCCGGCCGGCGCGCTGGTGGTGGTCAGCCCGTGGCTCGTGCACCGCGACCCGGCGCACTGGCCGGACCCGGAGCGCTTCGACCCGTCGCGGTTCCTCGACCCCGCGGGTGCCCGGCGCCGCGACGTGGCCGCGATGCCGGCGTACCTGCCGTTCGGCGCCGGCCCGCGCCTGTGCGTGGGGCGCGACCTCGCCCTGCTCGAGGGGGTGCTGGTGCTGGCCTCGGTCGCCGCCGAGGTGGAGCTCGAGCCCGTCGGGCCGCCACCGCGGGCGATCGCCCAGGTGACGCTGCGGCCGGAGTCCGGCCTGCCCATGCGCGTGCGCCGGCGCTGA
- the fdhD gene encoding formate dehydrogenase accessory sulfurtransferase FdhD — MHVERVGPGGTDERGDLLVVEEPLHVHVEHRGLLHLLGSTMRTPGHDLELAAGLAVGEGVVRGRDDLAGVRPCRDGEGGPQAGDVAVVLRDHVELDATRFGRVSTPSSACGLCGRDEIDAVVASAPRVDRRVSVAAEVLAGLPEAMRSRQGAFDRTGGLHAAALATADGELLAVREDVGRHNAVDKVVGHALMAGLEADVLVVSGRAGFEIVQKAAMAGIPVVAAVSAPTSLSVDVARACGLTLAAFVRDGRFNLYSAPDRVTTPAASLPG; from the coding sequence GTGCACGTCGAGCGGGTGGGGCCCGGGGGCACCGACGAGCGCGGCGACCTGCTCGTGGTGGAGGAGCCGCTGCACGTCCACGTCGAGCACCGGGGGCTGCTGCACCTGCTCGGCTCCACGATGCGCACCCCGGGGCACGACCTCGAGCTCGCGGCCGGTCTCGCCGTGGGCGAGGGCGTCGTGCGCGGGCGCGACGACCTGGCCGGCGTCCGGCCCTGCCGCGACGGCGAGGGCGGCCCGCAGGCCGGCGACGTCGCGGTCGTGCTGCGCGACCACGTCGAGCTCGACGCGACGCGCTTCGGCCGGGTCTCCACGCCGTCGAGCGCGTGCGGGCTGTGCGGGCGCGACGAGATCGACGCCGTGGTCGCCTCGGCGCCGCGGGTCGACCGCCGGGTGTCGGTCGCGGCGGAGGTGCTGGCCGGGCTGCCCGAGGCCATGCGCTCGCGCCAGGGGGCCTTCGACCGCACGGGCGGACTGCACGCCGCCGCACTCGCGACGGCCGACGGCGAGCTGCTCGCCGTGCGTGAGGACGTCGGGCGGCACAACGCCGTCGACAAGGTGGTGGGGCACGCCCTCATGGCCGGCCTCGAGGCCGACGTGCTCGTGGTGAGCGGCCGGGCGGGCTTCGAGATCGTGCAGAAGGCGGCGATGGCCGGGATCCCGGTGGTGGCGGCGGTGTCCGCGCCCACCTCGCTGTCCGTGGACGTCGCCCGCGCGTGCGGCCTCACCCTGGCCGCCTTCGTGCGCGACGGCCGCTTCAACCTCTACTCCGCGCCCGACCGCGTCACGACCCCCGCGGCGTCGCTGCCCGGATGA
- the rsgA gene encoding ribosome small subunit-dependent GTPase A, which translates to MSRRRDLDEDDVRVRPGRGKSRPRSKERPSHDDAGAGFVVAVDRGRFTVVLGSPDDPGTEVFAVKARELGRKGVVVGDRVALVGDLTGTPDTLARVVRVEPRATSLRRSADDDDPVERVVVANADQLVLVTALADPEPRPRMIDRVLVAAYDAGLEPLLVLTKSDLRPPDDLLASYSALDVPFVVTGREEHGPLALAGLAGRLRGHVSVLVGHSGVGKSTLVNALVPDADRSVGHVNDVTGRGRHTSTSAVALALPGGGWVVDTPGVRSFGLAHVDPERVIHAFPDLEAGTAECPRGCTHDEPECALDAWVAEGHAGPGGADRLESLRRLLRSRAGADDPVPPDDDGA; encoded by the coding sequence GTGAGCAGGCGCCGCGACCTCGACGAGGACGACGTCCGGGTGCGTCCCGGTCGCGGCAAGTCGCGACCGCGCAGCAAGGAGCGGCCCAGCCACGACGACGCCGGCGCCGGGTTCGTGGTCGCGGTCGACCGCGGCCGGTTCACGGTGGTGCTCGGCTCGCCGGACGACCCCGGCACGGAGGTGTTCGCCGTCAAGGCGCGCGAGCTCGGCCGCAAGGGCGTCGTCGTGGGCGACCGCGTCGCGCTCGTCGGCGACCTCACCGGGACGCCGGACACCCTCGCCCGGGTCGTGCGCGTGGAGCCGCGCGCCACGTCGCTGCGGCGCAGCGCGGACGACGACGACCCGGTCGAGCGGGTGGTGGTCGCCAACGCCGACCAGCTCGTGCTCGTGACGGCGCTCGCGGACCCCGAGCCGCGCCCCCGCATGATCGACCGCGTGCTCGTCGCCGCCTACGACGCCGGGCTCGAGCCGCTGCTCGTGCTCACCAAGAGCGACCTGCGCCCGCCGGACGACCTGCTGGCCTCCTACTCCGCCCTCGACGTGCCGTTCGTGGTGACCGGGCGGGAGGAGCACGGCCCGCTCGCCCTCGCCGGCCTCGCCGGCCGGCTGCGCGGGCACGTCTCCGTGCTCGTCGGGCACTCCGGCGTCGGCAAGTCCACCCTCGTCAACGCCCTCGTCCCGGACGCCGACCGCAGCGTGGGGCACGTCAACGACGTCACCGGCCGCGGCCGGCACACGTCCACCTCCGCGGTCGCGCTCGCCCTCCCCGGCGGCGGCTGGGTGGTGGACACCCCCGGCGTGCGCTCGTTCGGGCTCGCGCACGTGGACCCGGAGCGCGTCATCCACGCCTTCCCCGACCTCGAGGCGGGCACCGCCGAGTGCCCGCGCGGCTGCACGCACGACGAGCCCGAGTGCGCGCTCGACGCCTGGGTCGCCGAGGGCCACGCCGGCCCGGGCGGCGCCGACCGGCTGGAGTCCCTGCGCCGGCTGCTGCGCAGCCGCGCAGGGGCGGACGATCCCGTGCCGCCCGACGACGACGGGGCCTGA
- a CDS encoding histidinol phosphatase: MTATPYADELALAHELADRADAITMARFNARDLVVETKPDLTPVSDADRAVELMVREVVAATGSGDGVLGEEYPEQVGTSGRRWVVDPVDGTKNFVRGVPVWATVLALQDADSSLLAAAVSAPALGRRWWATSGGGAWVREPGSPQPRRLAVSQVSRLEDASLSYSDHFSWGARQPGWDELMRRVWRTRAYGDFWSHLLVAEGAVDVAAEPELNLYDVAGVALVVTEAGGRFTGTDGVDGPARGSGVSTNGMLHRAVLDLLG, translated from the coding sequence GTGACCGCGACGCCGTACGCCGACGAGCTCGCCCTGGCCCACGAGCTGGCCGACCGGGCCGACGCCATCACCATGGCCCGGTTCAACGCCCGCGACCTCGTGGTGGAGACCAAGCCCGACCTCACGCCGGTCAGCGACGCCGACCGCGCCGTGGAGCTGATGGTGCGCGAGGTCGTGGCGGCCACGGGGTCCGGCGACGGCGTGCTGGGCGAGGAGTACCCGGAGCAGGTGGGGACGTCCGGGCGGCGCTGGGTGGTGGACCCGGTCGACGGCACCAAGAACTTCGTGCGCGGCGTGCCGGTGTGGGCCACCGTGCTCGCCCTCCAGGACGCCGACTCCTCGCTGCTCGCCGCCGCGGTGTCCGCCCCGGCCCTCGGCCGGCGCTGGTGGGCCACGTCCGGCGGCGGCGCCTGGGTGCGCGAGCCCGGCTCGCCGCAGCCGCGGCGGCTCGCCGTGTCGCAGGTGTCGCGGCTGGAGGACGCGTCGCTGTCGTACTCCGACCACTTCTCGTGGGGCGCGCGCCAGCCCGGCTGGGACGAGCTCATGCGGCGCGTGTGGCGCACCCGGGCCTACGGCGACTTCTGGAGCCACCTGCTCGTCGCGGAGGGGGCCGTCGACGTCGCCGCCGAGCCGGAGCTCAACCTCTACGACGTGGCCGGGGTGGCGCTGGTGGTCACCGAGGCCGGCGGCCGGTTCACCGGCACCGACGGCGTCGACGGGCCGGCCCGGGGCAGCGGCGTGTCGACGAACGGCATGCTCCACCGGGCCGTGCTGGACCTGCTGGGCTGA
- a CDS encoding deaminase, giving the protein MARLRYSVIASLDGYVVDAEGSFAWAAPDEEVHAAVNDEQRGIGTLLLGRRMYEVLRFWDDPLPPDAPAVMHDYANVWRDADKVVHSTTLDAVDGPRTSLARSFDAAAVRAMVDRSERDVSVGGPGLAGAALRAGIVDDLCLYAVPHVVGGGTSWLPSGLATSLVLVDVHRFAGGVVRSRYTLGR; this is encoded by the coding sequence GTGGCCCGCCTGCGCTACAGCGTCATCGCCTCGCTCGACGGCTACGTCGTCGACGCCGAGGGCTCCTTCGCCTGGGCCGCCCCGGACGAGGAGGTGCACGCGGCGGTCAACGACGAGCAGCGCGGGATCGGCACGCTGCTGCTGGGTCGCCGCATGTACGAGGTGCTCCGGTTCTGGGACGATCCGCTGCCGCCCGACGCGCCCGCGGTGATGCACGACTACGCGAACGTCTGGCGTGACGCGGACAAGGTGGTGCACTCGACGACGCTCGACGCCGTCGACGGGCCGCGCACCTCGCTGGCCCGGTCGTTCGACGCCGCCGCGGTGCGCGCCATGGTGGACCGCAGCGAGCGCGACGTGAGCGTCGGCGGGCCCGGGCTGGCGGGCGCAGCGCTGCGCGCCGGCATCGTCGACGACCTGTGCCTGTACGCCGTGCCGCATGTAGTGGGCGGCGGCACGTCGTGGCTGCCTTCCGGCCTCGCGACGTCCCTCGTGCTCGTCGACGTGCACCGGTTCGCCGGCGGCGTCGTCCGCTCCCGCTACACGCTCGGGCGCTGA